Genomic DNA from Paenibacillus sp. MBLB1832:
TGAATCCGCGAGGATCGGTGGCGAAAGAATGAAATTGATGTATTATTGCATCATTATAAATTATTCTCAGGCAGGTTGGGTGCAAGGCTAAGGCTGCCAGAGACTTGACTCCGCTTACGAACTCGCCCCTGGCTTCGACTGCCCGCGATACGCATTGGGCACGAAGCCCGTATGCGTCTTGAACAGCTTGCCGAAGTAATTCTTGTTCTCGTAGCCGAGCATATCGGCGATTTGTTCCACGCTTTTGTCGGTGATTTCCAGCAGCTCCTTCGCCTTCTCCATCTTCAACCGCGTCACGTACTCGATGAAATTCTCGCCAGTTTCCCGCTTGAACAGGCGGCTCAAGTAGCTCGGGTGCAGGTGTAGATGCGCAGCGGCATCTTCGAGTGAAATTTTCGTATCGAGATGGTTGTACACGAACCGTTGGCACTCCAGAATCTCACGATTATGCGACTCGCGATACACCTGTCCCGCCCACTGGATGGCCTGCTGCAAATAATCCTTGAGCCACAGCTCCAGCTCACGGATCGAGGACAGCTCGTGCACATCATGGTGTAGCAGCTCGGAAGAGAAGGTCGATTGATAATGCTGCAGCGATTTTAATCGCATCCGCACATCGAGAATCATCTTGAGCAGCCAATCCTTGACTTCAAGGGGACGAAAACGGTTGTACTGGATGAAGTCCACCCATTTCGACACGAAGCCGTCGATCATATCCGCGCGCTCATCAAATACCAGACTGCGGAACTCATCCAGCGCCACCGCGTATTGCGCGAGCAGCTCCCCGCCGTCTCCGAACTCTTCGCGAATACGCTCGAGTTTGCTGATGGATGACTCCGGCAAGTAAAACCGCAGCGCTCGTGCTTCCACGATGCGCATCAACTGATCTTTCAGTGCACGAACGTCCCGTACAGGTGTGCCCGTAATGAACGAGAAGGAGATCTTGGCGAACTTCTGCAAGCAGGCCTGCAGCTGCCGAAGTGTCATCTCCATCTTCTGGCTGTTGTTCACATGCAGCTCGGAGAAGTGCGGAAAGAGCAGCACAATTTCACCTGTATCATAAGTGAAGAGGGTGACCTCTTTCTGATCCACGAGCAGCTCTTCCACGATATTCTGAATCGTATATTCGAAGAGATCGGTCGATTGGAACCTACTGTTCGCTTCCTTCACCCGATTGGCATAACCGAAAACAGGCAGCACCGCATGCTTCTTCAAGTGTATACCGAAGTCCTCCGCTTTCGCACTCCACTCGGCAGCGTCGAATAACGGCTCGTTCACTGTGCCGCGGATGAACTGGCGCTTAGAGGCGCCGCGATGCTGGGACACCTCTTTCTCCAGCTTGCGGCTTTTCGACTGCTGATTTCCCTCTGCATCCAGCTGTTCCTTAAGTCTGACCAGTACCTCAGTAATGTTACTGACATTCATCGTCTCTTTCAGAATGTATTCACTGACTGAAAGCTTCACAGCCGCCTGCGCATAATGAAATTCATCGTGACATGAAAGAATGACGGTCTTCATATTCGGATCGTCCTCGCGAAGTGAGCGAATCAACTCAAGTCCATTGATTTCGGGCATGCCAATATCGCTGATCAGCACATCGATTTTCGTTTGCTTGCCCGCTTTCAGCGCATCCATGGGATTCGCATAAACCCCCATCAAATGATACCCCAGCTCTTCCCATTTCATTGTCGTTTTCAGAAATTCAAGCACAGGAATGTCATCATCTACAATCATAACGGTATACATGGTCATACCTCCTTCTCGGGTTGCTGTGGAAAGCGTAATGCAATTGCAGTTCCATTGCCTGGACTGCTCGTGATCTCATAATCGAACCGATGGCCATAGATCAGACGCAGCCGTTCAAACACATTATTAATACCGATCCCCGACAAGGTCGGGCTGCTGCTTTTCTCAGTTACCTGCGCCACAGTAGCGTTCTCCAGATGCTCAAGAAGCTCCATTAGTCGCTCTTCTGTCATCCCAACGCCAGAGTCTTTGATAAGCACTTGAAGCCTGCCGTCCTCTTCGATTCTGGAAGCGATTGTTATTTCACCTGATTGACTTTTAAGGCCATGAATATACGCATTTTCAATCAAAGGCTGCAGCAGAAACCGTGGAATCTGGACAAGCAAGGTATCGGAAGCTGCGGACACACGCAAAACAACCCGATCACCGTGCCTGGAATTGAGCAGACGCACATAATGCTCGTTAATCCCAATTTCCTCGTGCAGCGAAATATACGCATTGTTCCGATTAATCGTCATCCGCAGGAGGGCCGATAAGGAGGAGATGAGCTCGGCATTCTCTTCGTCGCCTTTCATCATGATTTTTAACCGAATCGAATTCAGTACGTTAAATAAAAAATGAGGATTGATCTGCGCTTGCAGCATCGCAAGCTCTGCCTTGCGCTTGAGCTCCTGCTCGCGCTTATTCTCAATGAGTGTCAACTCGATGCGATCGATCATGCGGTCAAATACATAACCAAGCCGTCCAACTTCGTCTGCGCCACTAATATTCGAGCGTTCACTCAATTGACCGGATTCGATCCGGACTACCGTTTGGACAAGCTTTGCGATTGGCTTCGTCAGCGTTCCCACTACATAAAGGAGCACGACTGCGAATAAAATCAGAAACACCATTTGAATGCCGAAATCCGTCTTTCGAAATGACTCAATCTGCTGCGCTGCCGCTTTATATGGTGTCATATTCACAAGCTTCCATTCGGGCGTCACTTGACTGCTTAGTAAAATATAATCTTCCCCATCTACCTTCACAAAGGACGAACCGTTCTCCGCTGGCAGTTGGTCATAGTATGGAAATAATTTGCCTATCATCGAGTTATCTCGATCTACCAGAATTCGTCCCCGCCCATCGATGATCATCATGGATTCATTGTTCTCATATTGATTAAATAGTTGCTGAAGAGCCGTCATCTCTAAACCAACAATCACATAGCCCTTGGTCAATCCATTCAAACTCAGCTTCTTCGCCGCAGACAGGACGTACGGCTGATTCGACCCGTTAGTGTAGTTAGGTTCGGCTCCAATCCATTTCACATTATAACCAGATATCCCTTCGACTTCTGGAAACCAACTATTCTTCATAAAGGTTCTGGGATCGAAATTCATGGTCGTGTATGTAGCCACATACTGGCCATTCGGGAGCAGTAACGTGACATACATATTTCCTAGTGTATTCATGACCGTTCCCAGTCTTTTAATAATAGTATTCTTACTTACAAAAATGTCCCCAATAGAGGTACTGTCATCCACATGACTTAAACTCAGGATAGGATCCTGAATATCCTCATCGAACTGCATGAAGTTCATGATATACAGCATATTCTTCATTTGTCCAGAAACTATCTGATTAACGATCCGCATAGACTCCCGTGAACTGTCTGTCACTTGTGTGCGAACTGCATCTCTTGTAAAGAAATTGGATACATTCATCGAAACGATCGAAGGTAGAACCAGGCAAATCAGTATCGTTAGTACAAATTTATTACGTAAGGATAAGGTGCGAAACCAATTCAGCACGGGCGTGTCCCGCCTTTCACGTGAAAATGGGAAAAAGAGGGGCCCTATGGCCTCCTCTTACTTCCTCACTTATTATAGCAATATTTATGGGGACAAACGTTACTGAATTACTGCTTACTTGGCGTTGCTTTTACGAATGTCTTCGATTTTCGCTTTTGCTGTGGAAATGGTTTTCTCTAAATCTTGTTTGCCCGTCAAGAACAACTCAACTTGCGTTGTGTATTCTTTCTCTTGTTGCAGCGCGTACGTTGGTGGAACAACCAATTTCGTTGCTTTGTTCACTTTCAATGTGGACAGCAAGGACGCTTTGTCGATTTTCGCTACTGTTTCTGGTTTGCCGCTTTTTAGAATAGCCTCTACATTTGCATTAATATCGGCTTTCTTCCAACCGGAGAAGAACAGACCTTGCGTTTGGATACCTTCTGTTGTATACCATTTCACGAAATCATAAGCCGCTTGTTTGTTTTTGGAGTTCGCAGCAACACCCATGAAGTCTGCGCCTACTTCGGTCAAACCGTTCGGATCTTTCGCATCATATTTCGGATACGGAGCGAATACGGTGTTAAACTTCGCATTTTGTGCAAGCTCGCCAACCATCCAGTTACCTGTTGCTAGCATCGCTGTTTTTCCGCCGTAGAATACATCACGATACGCCATTTTTTGGGAAACAACTTCGAAGTAAGGCACCGATGTTTTGTCGATGTTTTCCATTTGATTACGAAGGTTCAAGGAGAAACGAACTTTCGGGTTATCGATGTTCTCCGTACCATCGGATTTCACCAGGTATGGATTCTCCATGTCATTGTTCAAACCAAGGATGGCGTAGTCTTTCCAAGTGTGAAAGTAGGAACCGTATTGTTTCGCAGCGCCTTCACCAGAAGTCAACTTCTTCGCATATTCCGCGTAATCATTCCAAGTCCACTCTGTTGGAACTGGAAGCTTGGCAGCGTCTAATTTATCTTTGTTCAACAGAACGAACCATTCAATCATTTTACCAGGAAGCGCATAGTATTTGCCATTTACAATTGGATCAATCTTATATTCATCTTTGACAACAATGTTATCTTTTTTCAAGTAAGCATCAAGCGGTTCCAGAATACCCGCACCTACACGTTGTGCGAAATCGGATGCGCTGGCGTACATCACAACGTCCATTTGCTCGCCCGAAGCGGCCAATAGATCAAGCTTTTTCATCCCTTCTTGGGAATCGCCTTTCTCGGACATGCTCTCATACACAACTTTTACGTTCGGGTGAGTTTTGTTGTAAGCTTCTACCGTCGCGTTCCAGTTACCTTGAGCCTCTGTGTACCATGCTTGTACTTTAATTGTAACAGGCGCTTTTGCTGCTGTTGTTGCAGCCGCTGTGCTGCCCGCTTTTGCTGTAGCCGCTGCGTTATCATCGCTTTTGCCACAACCTGCAAGTGCTGTACTAATGGCAAGAACACCGCTTAATACGAGTAAACTCTTTTTCATAGGAACCCCTCCAAGATAAATTGTGTGTGAATGACGGTTGACTGAAAACCTTTACATGACGAATCGTAACAAACTTACTTGGGGCACACGAGGCACTATTTTAACCTCATGCACTCTTATTTTGACTTTTTGCACAAGGCACTTTGCTCACCCTTTAACCCCACCCATAGAAATACCTTCGATGACTTGCTTCTGTCCGATGATGAAAATGATAAGAAGCGGCAAGATCGCCGAAACGGATGCAGCCATGATCAGCGAGTAGAATTCGCCGTTTAAATCGGCAAAGGAGTGAATCCCCAGCGGAAGTGTGTACAGCGTCTTCGTTCTTAGGAAAATCAATGGATTCTGGTAATCATTCCAGGTCCAGATAAAGCGCAGGATGGCATATGTGGCAATCGCTGGACGCACAAGCGGTGTACAGATCGTCCAGAAGATACGAGCGTGACCCGCTCCGTCGATGCGAGCAGATTCCATATATTCATCATGAATACCGAGATAGAACTGGCGCAGCATGAAGGTACCGAGTACACTGAAGGACCCGAGAAGAATAAGTCCAACGTGGGTATCGTACAAGCCCATCCAGCGAAGAAGTAGGAATTGAGGCACGAGAATCGCCTGGCTTGGAATCATGTAAATAATAAGCACGATTATGAAGATCACGGCGCTGCCTCGGAACTTGATTTTGGAGAAAGCGTACGCCGCCATCGATGAGAACAATACCGACAAGGCGGTTGTAATCACCGATACTTTAATCGAATTCCAGTAATAGAGCGGAAACTTCGTCGTCCATACGGTTTTATAATTTTCAACCATATGCCAATGCTTCGGTACCCACTGTATTGGGAAAAGAAAGACGTCGGCCTCAGGCTTCATGGAAGCGGAGATCATCCAAATGAATGGCGACATGAACAGGATGCCGAACAGGGCCATCACTATGGTTAGCAGTATTTTTTTCAAACTTTTGTTCTTGTTCATGGGTTTATCCCTCCATTCCTCTTAATAATTGACCCATTTCCGTTGGCCGAACCATTGGATTAAGGTGATCAGCAGCACGAGAATCAGCAAAACAATCGCCATCGCAGAGGCATAGCCGGATTGGAGGTTGATAAAGGCTGTTTCATATAAGCGGAACACGACAACGTTCGTGGAGTTCGCAGGTCCGCCATTTGTCAGCACAGAGATGACATCGAAAGCTTTGAACGTTCCGATAATCCCTGAGACGAGCAAGAAGAACGTCGTTGGTGATAATAAAGGAATGGTAATGCTGATAAATTGTTTCATTTTGGAGGCACCGTCAATATCCGCAGCTTCATACAGATCCTTCGGAATCGATTGCAAACCAGCCATGAAAATAATCATGTTGTAACCAATATTGATCCATACCATCAGCCCCATGACACAATATAGGGCATAATCAGGGTCTGCCAGCCATTTCGGCGGATTCGCAAAGCCCCAGTCCATCAATGTTTGATTGATCGGTCCATAAGTTGGGTGGAACAACACTTGGAATACGATCGCTACCGCAACGACGCTTGAAATGTACGGAATGAAGTAGACGATTTTGAAAAAGCCTTTGAAATACACCTGCTTATCAATCAGAACCGCTAAGACTAACGAAATAATGAGCGTTAACGGTACAACGATCATCAGAATCATGTTATTTTTCAATGAAAGTAAGAAGACGCTGTCGTGAACTAACTTCGTGAAGTTGTCCAATCCAAGGAATTTCACTTTCGAGAACCCGGCCACAAAGTTCCAGTTCGTAAAACTTAAGAAGAAGGAAGCGATAATTGGAAATAGCGTGAAGACGCCTAAGCCGAGCAACATGGGACTAGCGAAAGCATATCCAGCCAAATTCTCGCGAAATTGCTGGTTGGACCGTTTCGGTCTCACTTTCGTAGTAGGGATACTGCTAGCTTGTGATTGTATATGGTTAGCCATGAAATTCACCCCATGTCGTGTTTTCTTTAGTCTATCCTGGATGGACGGCGGGAATAAGGCACAGAATTTACGCATTCGAGTAAAATTTTGACCTGACGAGGTAAAAAGCAGCACACGGAGCGGATCAGCGCAAAAAACCAGAACGCCATTGCGGCATCCTGGTTCCTATCATCAGCTACTTTTTCGCCTCATGCACCTTCAGCAACTTGCCTTTGATCGTTGTGTTCTTCATCATTTTGAGCACCATCGGACCTTTTCCATTCAAAATGTCGACGTACGACACCGTATCTTGAATCGTGATGATGCCGATATCCTCGGCCGTCACGCCTTCTAATTTAGCCAAGGTGCCAACGAAGTCAACGGCTCGAATCTTTTTCTTTTTGCCACCGTTAAAATAGAGCTTCATAATGCCCTTGTTCAATTGGTCACTGCGATCGCGCTTGATGACTGGCGTCGCCATCATCTTTCGATCGAAATCCGCCTGCTTCTCGGCAACCTCATCGGGGGCAGGTGTATCCCTGCGAGGGATTTCGAAGCCCAGATAAGCTTCAATCTCCGCGATGAATTTATCCTCGTGCGGCGTGACGAAGGAGATCGCTTTGCCCGTTTTGCCTGCGCGGCCTGTTCGTCCGATGCGGTGAACGTAGCTCTCCTTCTCCATAGGAAGATCATAGTTGATGACATGCGTGATGTCCTCCACATCAATCCCGCGCGCCGCGACGTCGGTAGCCACGAGGAAACGGAACTCACCCCTCTTGAACGCATTCATGACCAGGAAGCGATCGTCCTGCACCATGCCGCCATGGATTTTATCGCATGGGAAGTCCAGCCCGTCCAATTGACGGAAGAGATGATCGACATGCTCCTGCGTTCGGCAGAAAATGATACAATTATCTGGATTCTCCACCACGAGGAGATCCTGAAGAACTGTCCATTTGTCGGCTTCACGCACCGTCATTAACGAATGCTCGATCTGGACCTTCGCCGCCTCTGGCGTCTCAATCTCGATATCAATCGGATCGCGCAAATATTGATGGCACAGCTGCTCGACATCCGTCGGCAATGTGGCCGAGAACAGCATCGTCGTGCGATCCGTCGGCAGCTCATCGATGATGGCGCCCACCTGCTCGATGAAGCCCATGCGCAGCATTTCGTCCGCCTCGTCAATGACCAGATAACGGAGCCGCTCCACATCCAGCGTCCCCTTCTGAATATGATCCAGCACACGCCCTGGCGTGCCTACAACCACATGGCATTTTTGGTGCAGCTCCAGCTTCTGTCTGGCGAATGGCTGCTTCCCGTACAACGCCACCGCCTTAATGCGTTTGAACCGCCCAATATTGATCATATCCTGTTTTACTTGATCCGCTAACTCCCGCGTCGGTGTCAGAATCAGCGCCTGCGGCCTATTCTCGCCCCACTCCACGAGTTCACAAATCGGAATGCCGAACGCTGCTGTTTTCCCGCTTCCCGTCCGCGACTTCACGGTGAGATCCCGCTCCTGCAGCGCGATCGGAATAACCCCATGCTGCACATCGGTCGGCTGCGTATAGCCGAGTGTCGTCAGCGCGCGGGTAATGTCCTCGCTTAATCCATAATCATGAAAACTTCTTGTTGTCACTAGATGACTCCCCTTCTCATTGCTGTGCTTCTATTCTACTACATCCTCCTGCCATGAGTGAAATCTCCAACATTCGGAAATAATGAGGAAAACCATCATGAGGAAGGCACACAATGAATTCCATTTTTTCTTTTATGCAAAAACTGCTGAAACAAAAACATCAGAACGAATCCGCGTCGGATCCATCCGCACCTGCGATTCGCTGCTTGCCCCCTCAACTCGAAGACGTGTTGCTGACGATTCGGGGCGACCTAGGACATAGTACGGATCTCGTGATCCGGTACTGCATGGTTCCGTCTAACCCTTTGCCTTGCAAAGCAGCAATCATTTATATGAATGGCCTTGCCAACGTCAGAGACATCCTGGATTCGCTGTTCCCTGATTATAAATCGGGAGAAGCCTTACTGCCATTCGTCGCAGACATCGCTCCGCTGCCGCTGCTCAAAGAATACTTATTGAAGAATGGTGAAATCAGCTCTACGTCCGATTTCGAAACGCTCTATCACATGATTCTTTCAGGGGATACCGTCATTGTCGTGGATGGTCATCAAGAAGCTATCTGTGCAAGCACACGAGATTGGAAAGATCGCGGTGTAACCGAACCCTCCTCCCAAACGGTAGTCAGAGGTCCTCGGGAGGGCTTTTCCGAAACGTTGCGCACGAATACCGCTTTAATTCGAAGGAAAATTAAAGATCCGCATTTATGGATGGAAACAACACCAATCGGACGTATCACCCAAACCGATGTAGCCATCATGTACATAAAAGGACTTGTGAACGATAACATCTTAGAGGAAGTGCGCACTCGCTTAGGGCGGATTGACATTGACGGGATTTTGGAAAGCGGCTATATCGAAGAGCTGATCCAGGATGAGACCTACACGCCCTTCCCGACTTTATTTAACACAGAACGCCCAGATGTCGTAGCGGCTGCCTTACTTGAAGGGCGCGTCGCGATTATCGTGGATGGAACACCCTTCGTCTTGCTTGTACCTGCGGTATTTACACATTTTTTTCAAAGTGCAGAGGATTATTACCAAAGGGCTGACATTAGTACCCTGCTCCGTTTGCTGCGTTATACCGCTTTAATCATAGCCTTACTGGCACCTGCCACCTATATCGCAGTAACGACGTTCCATCAAGAAATGATTCCAACGACACTGCTGATTAACATCGCCGCGCATCGAGAGGGCATTCCTTTCCCCGCCTTTGTCGAGGCCCTTATGATGGAAGCCACTTTCGAAATTTTGCGTGAAGCAGGTGTCCGCATGCCGCGAACCATTGGACAAGCCGTTTCCATTGTGGGTGCGCTTGTCATTGGACAAGCAGCCGTTGAAGCAGGTCTGGTAGGACCTTCCATGGTCATCGTGGTTGCCATTACCGCGATTGCGAGCTTCATTATCCCCTCCTTTAACATGGGGATTTCCATCCGAATCGTTCGTTTCGCATTCATGTTTCTAGCCGCTTGCTTGGGCTTGTACGGGATCCTTATCGGCGTCATTGCCCTGGTCCTGCATTTATGCGGCTTGCGATCATTCGGTGTTCCTTATTTAGCCCCATTTGCTCCCTACATGAAGGAGGAACAGAAAGATAGTTTACTCCGCCTACCACATTGGGCTTTAATAAAACGTCCTGCTTTCATAAGCTCGAACAATAGAACCAAGCAGTCGAACCATCCGCCGCACGAACCAGAATCGTAACACACGCGCCAGCTTACACACGGAAGGTGATAGGTCATGTTGATCAAACAAGTGGTTATTCTCCTCCTACTCCCCCTAATCCTAACAGGCTGTTGGAATCGCAAAGAACTCGATCAAATTTCCATTACGACAGCTGTTGGTATTGATAAAATAGACGATAGCTACAATGTTTCCGTCCAGTTGCTTAACTCGGATGAGATTGCTTCTTCGAAAGGAATGGGGCAACGGCTGCCGATTGTCACGCTGCAAGTAGGTACGGGTACGACGATTTTCGAATCCATTCGCATGCTTACGAAGAGTTCCCCGCGTAAAATAAACTCGTCCCATTTGCGCATTCTCGTGATCGGCGAGAAAATGGCACGAGAAGGGATCTCGAAAGTCCTGGATATCTTGTCGAGAGATCATGAACTGCGATCCGATTTCAACATTCTTATTGCGAAGGATGCGACTGCGAATGACATCTTACAAGTATTAACACCGCTAGAGAAAATTCCAGCTAATAAGATGTACTCTTCCCTGATTTCATCAGCGAAAAATTGGGGGGTTACAACAGATGTCGATCTGCATCAACTCATTTACGATCTCGTTGATCAAGGGAAGGAGCCTGTTCTTTCAAGTATTCATATCAAAGGAAATCAATCTTTGGCAAAATCACGAGATAATTTGAGCTCCGTCCTACCACCGGCATCATTGGAATATGTTGCATTGGGTGTTATTCACGGAGACCGATTAGTTGGCTGGTTCAATACCAGAGAAAGCAAAGGTTACAACTATGCTTTAGGGAATTTACGCAGTACCGTCGTTGTTCTCCCTTGTCATTCAGGCGGCCGGCTGTCCATTGAACTAATGAATACCCATGCGAAAATAAAAGCGAAGGTTGTGGATGGACAGCCCGAGGCTACGATTAATGTTGAGGCCGAAGGAAATGTTGGAGAGGTTGCCTGTAAGTTGGATTTAACGTCGACAACTACGATCAAGGACATGGAAGATCAGTTGGGGGAGGAAATTAAACAAATGATCCTTCAGTCTGTAGCCAAAGCGAAATCTTTCAAATCAGATGTCTTCGGGTTCGGGTCCGCTCTCCATCGTGCCAATTATAAGCAATGGAATCGAATGAAGGAGGAATGGGATCAAGCTTTCGTTGATCTGCCTGTCCACGTCAATGTGCAGGCCAAAATTCTCCGCACAGGTTCCGTAGTTGAATCCTTCGTTGAACGAATGGAGTGAGCGAAGCATGATTTGGAGTCTTATTATTTTGCTTATGATCCTGTTGGCGATGAAAGTGGAAATTCCGAAGTTAAGAAAGAAGAAATTGAACAAAGAACTATGGATCTTCGTTGGCGCATTGGCATTCGCGGCCTTGTACAGCATGGCTGTAAGCCTTCATCTCGCGCTGCCCAATCCATTAGACGGGGTCTCGTACCTATTTAGACCGATGGGAAAAATGATTACCACCTTACTCACGTAGCCGCGAATAAAGGAGTTTATGATGGTCGAAAATGAGAAAATCAGCCTGCGCCAATTCAAAATTTTAGTCTTTCTGTTCAGCCTAGGAAGCACGATTCTGATCGTACCTTCCGTGCTTACGGGCTATGCCCATCAAGACAGCTGGATGTCTGCCGTGCTTGGTGTCCTGGTTGGCGGAGGCATCCTATACACCTACTATGTCCTTGGTAATCGCTACCCCAATCGAACCTTAATGGAGTATAGCGAACTTATTCTTGGAAAATGGATGGGGAAAGGCATCGGTTTCCTCTTCTACCTCTACTTCTTTCTCACTGCCACACTTGTCCTTCGCAATGTCGGAGATTTCATTACAACCATCATCATGCCAGAGACTCCGATTCAAGTCATTCACTTCGCTTTCTTACTGATCATCATGCTAGGGACAGGCATGGGCTTGGAAGTCATCGCCCGCGCAGCAGAGGTTTTCCTGCCTTGGGTACTATTGTTTGTATCCGTCCTCCTCATCTTTCTCGTGCCGCAAATGAAGTACGAGCGCCTGCTGCCGATCTTTGAGAGCAGCACTAAAGCTATCCTGCATGGAAGCTTGTCTGTCCTATCCATTCCCTATCTGGAATTGGTTGTCTTCCTCATGATCTACCCTGCCATCTATTCCAAATTAAAGGCTGGCAAAGGCTTCGTGCTAGGAGGCTCCTTCGGAGGATTGATTGTCATTACCATCACCATCCTATGTGTCGCTGTATTAGGCTGGGATTTCACGGAACGTCATACCTTTCCCAGTTACACCTTAGCCAAAAAAATTCACCTCGGCGGATTCATTCAACGGATTGAAGTGTTGGTCGCCGTCATTTGGTTTGTCACCATCTATTTCAAGCTAATCATCTGCTTCTATAGCTCGGTTGTCGGACTGGCACAACTCCTTCGATTGCGAACGTATCGTCCGTTCATTGTACCTAGTGCACTTGTCATGTTCGCATTGGCTTACGTCGTCTATCCCAACATCATTTATTTCCGAGATTTTGCTGCGAATACCTGGACGCCGCTAGCGCTCACGATGGGATTTTTCCTCCCTATGTCCCTGTTGATCGTCTCCTTCTTTCGGCGACCATCTCGCTAAGTATATGGAACCGTCCACGTTTACTCGGCCATCGCGTCCGACAATATTTTTCGCATCACATACCAACTATCGGTTCCCTCTGGATAAAACTTCTGCTCGACAACCTCATATTTGAACTTTTGATACATGGCTATGTTCTCGGGAATCGATAGCCGTACTTCGACTCTCGACTCAGCGATTCCCTGCTGTTGCGCAATGCTTTCAACCCTTCTTAGTAGTGCCTTGCAGATGCCTCGTCCCCGATATTCGGGGAGTAC
This window encodes:
- a CDS encoding GerAB/ArcD/ProY family transporter, which gives rise to MVENEKISLRQFKILVFLFSLGSTILIVPSVLTGYAHQDSWMSAVLGVLVGGGILYTYYVLGNRYPNRTLMEYSELILGKWMGKGIGFLFYLYFFLTATLVLRNVGDFITTIIMPETPIQVIHFAFLLIIMLGTGMGLEVIARAAEVFLPWVLLFVSVLLIFLVPQMKYERLLPIFESSTKAILHGSLSVLSIPYLELVVFLMIYPAIYSKLKAGKGFVLGGSFGGLIVITITILCVAVLGWDFTERHTFPSYTLAKKIHLGGFIQRIEVLVAVIWFVTIYFKLIICFYSSVVGLAQLLRLRTYRPFIVPSALVMFALAYVVYPNIIYFRDFAANTWTPLALTMGFFLPMSLLIVSFFRRPSR
- a CDS encoding DEAD/DEAH box helicase; translated protein: MTTRSFHDYGLSEDITRALTTLGYTQPTDVQHGVIPIALQERDLTVKSRTGSGKTAAFGIPICELVEWGENRPQALILTPTRELADQVKQDMINIGRFKRIKAVALYGKQPFARQKLELHQKCHVVVGTPGRVLDHIQKGTLDVERLRYLVIDEADEMLRMGFIEQVGAIIDELPTDRTTMLFSATLPTDVEQLCHQYLRDPIDIEIETPEAAKVQIEHSLMTVREADKWTVLQDLLVVENPDNCIIFCRTQEHVDHLFRQLDGLDFPCDKIHGGMVQDDRFLVMNAFKRGEFRFLVATDVAARGIDVEDITHVINYDLPMEKESYVHRIGRTGRAGKTGKAISFVTPHEDKFIAEIEAYLGFEIPRRDTPAPDEVAEKQADFDRKMMATPVIKRDRSDQLNKGIMKLYFNGGKKKKIRAVDFVGTLAKLEGVTAEDIGIITIQDTVSYVDILNGKGPMVLKMMKNTTIKGKLLKVHEAKK
- a CDS encoding spore germination protein; this encodes MNSIFSFMQKLLKQKHQNESASDPSAPAIRCLPPQLEDVLLTIRGDLGHSTDLVIRYCMVPSNPLPCKAAIIYMNGLANVRDILDSLFPDYKSGEALLPFVADIAPLPLLKEYLLKNGEISSTSDFETLYHMILSGDTVIVVDGHQEAICASTRDWKDRGVTEPSSQTVVRGPREGFSETLRTNTALIRRKIKDPHLWMETTPIGRITQTDVAIMYIKGLVNDNILEEVRTRLGRIDIDGILESGYIEELIQDETYTPFPTLFNTERPDVVAAALLEGRVAIIVDGTPFVLLVPAVFTHFFQSAEDYYQRADISTLLRLLRYTALIIALLAPATYIAVTTFHQEMIPTTLLINIAAHREGIPFPAFVEALMMEATFEILREAGVRMPRTIGQAVSIVGALVIGQAAVEAGLVGPSMVIVVAITAIASFIIPSFNMGISIRIVRFAFMFLAACLGLYGILIGVIALVLHLCGLRSFGVPYLAPFAPYMKEEQKDSLLRLPHWALIKRPAFISSNNRTKQSNHPPHEPES
- a CDS encoding Ger(x)C family spore germination protein gives rise to the protein MLIKQVVILLLLPLILTGCWNRKELDQISITTAVGIDKIDDSYNVSVQLLNSDEIASSKGMGQRLPIVTLQVGTGTTIFESIRMLTKSSPRKINSSHLRILVIGEKMAREGISKVLDILSRDHELRSDFNILIAKDATANDILQVLTPLEKIPANKMYSSLISSAKNWGVTTDVDLHQLIYDLVDQGKEPVLSSIHIKGNQSLAKSRDNLSSVLPPASLEYVALGVIHGDRLVGWFNTRESKGYNYALGNLRSTVVVLPCHSGGRLSIELMNTHAKIKAKVVDGQPEATINVEAEGNVGEVACKLDLTSTTTIKDMEDQLGEEIKQMILQSVAKAKSFKSDVFGFGSALHRANYKQWNRMKEEWDQAFVDLPVHVNVQAKILRTGSVVESFVERME